From the genome of Sediminibacter sp. Hel_I_10:
GAGGTCTACCTTTTCCTTAGAAAAATAATCGAAAGCCATCCCCACGGTCATTTCAAAAAATGACAAGGACTGTGTCTCGAGAAAATCTTTATTACTAGCAATAAAGTCTATTACAAAGCGCTCACTGACCTCTATTCCGTCTATTTTAATTCGTTCTCTAAAATCCTTAAGGTGCGGTGACGTATAAAGACCTACTTTATAACCAGCTTCTTGTAATACAGATGACAGGGCGTGACTCACAGAACCCTTTCCGTTAGTACCGGCTACATGTATCGATTTAAATTTCTGATGGGGATTACCGAGGTGTTCGGCTAACTTAAGCGTATTCGTTAAATCTTTTTTGAAGGCCGTCTTACCCTGATTTTGGTACATGGGCAATTGTTGGAACATCCAACTTACCGTATCTTGATAGTTCATGTTACTGACTTACATCAAAATTAATACTAACAAATCCTATTTGACGATCTGGAGCATTAGCATCGGCAGGCCATTTATGAGATAATGCAATTTTTTTAGCAGGCTCTAATAGGCAAGGGTTTGTATTGGTCGTGCCTTTAATACCAGGTTGCGCTTCAACAACACTACCACTTCTATTGACAACAATTCTAACCACAACTAATCCAGTTTCGTTACAATCTTGCTTGAATATTTTTTTAGTGGCACCACCTCGTCCTCCAAGACCAGAACCAACGCCTCCTTTTCCAGGTCCAGAACCTCCAAAATAACTAGGAGCATATGGATTTCCATCTAATTGACCTTTATCTCCAGGGCCATCTCCAGGGCCTTCGCCACCGGTCTCGGTTCCTTCTGATTTTTTAACGCCACCAATTAAGGCATCTAATTTTTTCTTTTTAGCTTCTTCCGCTTGGCGCTTTTTCTCTTCCGCAGCTTTCTTTTCCTGCTCAACACGCTCTGCTTTTGCTTTAGCCTCTGCTTCTGCTCTGCTCTTTGCATCTGCCGCGTCTTTTTGCTTTTTCATGGCAATCACTTCTGCGTTGTCTGCCGTAAGCACTTTTTCAGCAGGAGATTCAGATTTTGTGGGCTGCGCTTTTGATTCTTCAACTTTAGTTTTCTCAATCTGAGGCTCTTTGGCTTGCTCTCTAACCTCAGACTTCACCGGTTTTAAAGGTTGAATATTTCCGCTGCCTACATCAGAATTACCGAAATTAACGGCTACACCGTACTCTTCTGGAGGATCCATATAAGGAGCACCAACCACAAATAACAACAACACCAAAATCAACACAATAAGTGTGGTGATCTTCGCAGAGTTACGTTCGTGTTTGGTTTCTAAATATTTCATGGGTGTTGCAATACAAGTTCTATTCCAGAAAACCTAATCATTAGGCTTTACCGCTAAAATCACTTTAAATTTATTACGGTTAGCGATATCCATAACCTTTACAACATTCTCAACCGGTACAGATTTTTCTGCACGCAATACAATAGTAGGTTGATCTTGTTGCGATAATACACTCACTAACTCGTTCTCTAGAACACTTTGACCAACCAGTTTTTGATCTATATAGTAATTGAGATCTTTAGTGATACTGACCGCAATGGATTGTTTGTTTTCAGTTTTTCCATCTGCTTTTGGTAAAAGAATATCTATAGCATTTGTGGTAACCAAGGTTGAGGCCAACATAAAAAATATCAATAGCAGGAACACAATATCTGTCATTGATGACATATTGAACTCTGGCGTGACCTTATTTCGTCCTCTAATCTTCATTAAATAGGCTCATTTAAATGATCTAAAAACTCAAGCGAGTTAGCTTCCATTTGATAAATAACCTTATCGGTCTTGACCACTAAATGGTTATAGGCCATGTAGGCAACAATACCAACGATAAGACCTCCCACGGTTGTGGTCATCGCCGTGTACAATCCATCAGATAATTGTTTGATATCAATTTGCCCACCAGAATTAGCGATTTCAAAAATGGATAATATCATCCCAATTACAGTCCCTAAAAATCCAATCATTGGAGCAACTCCAGAAATAGTAGCAAGTACACTTACATTCTTTTCTAGGCTATAAACTTCTAATCTACCTGCATTTTCTATTGCTGTATTGATGTCTTCTAAAGGCTTACCAATGCGGGTTATCCCCTTATTGATTAGTCGCGATACTGGAGAGTTGACTTGAGCGCATAACATTTGAGCAGAATCAATCTTTCCGTTAGAAACATGATCCTTGATTTGATTCATAAAATTCCCATCAATTTTTGATGCCGCCTTTATGGCAAAGAGTCGCTCGAAATATATATAAATTGCGGCAATTAAAAGTAGAAAAAGCAAGAGCATGATAATGATTCCGGCGCTTCCTCCACTGCTAATTAATTCTATAACAGAGAGGCTTTTTTCTACAGATTCTTGTTCTGGAATAAGCTCTGCCCCATCTTGCATATTACTGAGTAATAACATAAACTATCGGTTAAGATTGGATTCAATTAGTGAGTTAACGTATAAATTCCGAAGAAAGTATACGGTTTAAAATATAGTTCTCGTAAACATAAAGGCAATTGCACCTGCTAAAAAGCCAATTAATGCCAACCAAGAGATTTTTTTGAGATACCAGAAAAAGTCTATCTTCTCCATTCCCATAGCCACAACACCTGCAGCAGAACCAATGATCAACATACTACCCCCAGTACCTGCAGAATAAGCAATAAAATGCCATAATTCATTATCTGTTGGCAATGAGAACATCCCTAAACTTGCCGCAACCAATGGTACATTATCAATAACCGCCGAACCAACACCTAGCAACAAGATCACAAGATCAGACACACCTTCTCCATGAAGCTCTGTCCCTAACATGGGCATATTTTCTTGTAAGGATCCTGCAAAGTTAAATAGAATACCTAAAGATTCTAAAGCAGCAACAGCCATTAAAATACCGAGAAAGAATAAGATACTTGGTAGCTCAATTTTAGATAACGAATGATGTACTGGGCTATGTGAGGCGTGTGCGTCACTCTCTTCGGAATCTTGACTTGACATGCTAAACTTAGAGTTACTATAAATTTCAGCAAAAATAGCCACGATACCTAAGGCCAACATCATCCCAACATATGGCGGAAGGTGCGTCACTGTTTTAAATACAGGTACTGAGACAATACCACCTAAACCTAAATATAACATTGTAGAGCTAAATTTGTTTTTAGGCTCATCTGCTCTGTCATCTGTATTTTCGGGTAATTTGCCCTTAAACACAGGTAGAAATGAGGCTATAAAAAATGGCACGAGCATACAGATAAGCGAAGGGAGAAAAAGGTACACAAACAAGTGTCCTGTGGTCACTTTATTACCAATCCACAGCATCGTTGTGGTAACGTCTCCAATTGGAGACCATGCTCCACCCGCATTGGCGGCAATAATTATAAGGCCCGCGTACCATATTCTGATGTCTCTATCATACACTAATTTTTGTAATATAGAAATGAGTACTATGGTTGCGGTAAGATTGTCAATAATAGCTGATAGAAAGAAAGCTAAAAAACCGAAAAGCCATAAAATACGCTTTTTGCTTTTGGTTTTAATAAAGTTCTTTATTGTAGAGAACCCGTCGAAATAATCAATGATCTCAACAATAGTCATCGCTCCCAATAAGAACACCAAAATCTCTGCGGTTTTACCAAGGTGGTGTAATAGGGTCTCTTCCATTTGCTCCATCTTGACCTCATGAGCAAATGTGCCAAAGTCTTCAATCAGGTTATGGTTTCCAGAATCAAACCATTGCGTAAAGCCGTCAATCCCTAGTGATATGAGCGCCCAACTTATGGCCATCATGACCAAGGCTGGAATTAATTTATCTATTTTTATGCTGTGTTCGACGGTAATCGCTAGATATCCTATGACGAATACAATGATTATAATGGTTTCCATAATAATGTGTTTATATCAATTGACTTAGCGCAATTTCAAATGCTGTTGCACTAACGCCTGTTTTATTATTATTTTTTTCGTAAACCTTCTCTAAGGCTTTTCTTATAATTTCTGAAGTGTCGCTAAAAATAGCCTCATCGGTCATTTGTACTTTACGTTCCATGAAGTAAGCAAACACTCGAGCCATCCCACAATTAGAGATAAAGTCGGGAATTAAGCTCACCTTTTGGTCAGTGTGTTCCATAATACTTCCAAAGAAAATTTCTTTATCTGCAAAAGGCACATTAGCTCCACAAGACACGACTTCAAGACCAGTTTCAATCATTTGGTCAATTTGGTCTTGCGTCACTAAACGAGAAGCGGCACATGGTGCAAACACTTCTGTTTCTAAAGACCAGATTTTTTCGTTGATTTCAGAAAAAGGAATGAGGTGATCACTTGCCAGGGTATTGCCTACTTTATTAAGATAAAGGTCTGTGATTTCATTAAAAGTAAAACCCTCCTCATTAATTAAACCACCAGCAATATCGATGATTCCTACAACTTTAGCGCCCATTTGTGCTAAATAAAATGCAGCTGCGGCACCAACATTACCAAATCCTTGAACAATAGCACGTTTTCCAACAATGGAATCGCCATGGATATCATAAAAATGCTTAGCTGCTTCTGCTACGCCAAAACCAGTTATCATATCGGCAATGGTATATTTTCTAGACACGTTTGGTGAATATTTTGGGTTTTCTATAACCTTAATTACACCATGTCTTAGCTGGCCAATTCTATTAATTTTATCTGCTTGAGTGGGTCTAAAGTGACCTTCAAACACCCCTTCTTGTGGATGCCAAACACCACTTTGTTCAGTAATAGGGATCACTTCATGAATTTCATCTACATTAAGGTCTCCTCCTGTACCGTAGTAACTTTTAAGCAATGGCGATACCGCGGCATACCAGCGCTCTAAAACCCCTTTCTTTCTTGGATCATTAGGGTCAAAATTAATACCTGATTTAGCACCACCAATAGCTGGACCTGAAACAGTAAATTTAACCTCCATGGTTTTGGCCAAAGACAAGACTTCATTGATATCTAAGCCTTTTCGCATTCTAGTTCCGCCACCGGCAGCACCTCCACGTAAAGAGTTAATAACTGTCCAGCCCTCTGCTTCTGTTTCGGGATCTTTCCAATTAAATATGATTTCTGGTGTCTTTTCCTCGTACTTTTGAAGTAAATCTTTCATCTAAAAATATTGAATTCTAGTTTGTTAGCTAACAGTAGCATGTTCTTGTTAAAAAGTATATTAATAGAATGGGAAAATATATTGTTCATAGAGTAGTTTATTCTGAAACAAATATAAAAAACTAAAAATCGCTAAATATTAATTTTACGATATTTTTACGGATTATAAATTTCGCCAGAACTATGGTCATGGCAAGCTCCAGTAACACTTGCCAAACAATTAATTGCATCTCGTAGTTTAAGAACTCCTAAAAGACCAAAAATTAGAGCTTCCTTAAATTCAATCAGATTCTTTTTTGTGTGTGTTATTTCAATGTCTTTCAAGTGCTCAATTCGAGATAATAAATACGTATTGTAGGTGCCGCCGCCGGTACATAAAATCTTTGAATCTTTATGCACCACTGCAGCAATTTGTACTGCTACGTGTTCTGTAAATGTCGCAATAACATCTGGGATAGCTAAGTCAAAAGTATCTATAATTGGCAAAACCGTATGTTTTACCCATTCTAAACCTAGAGACTTTGGCGAACTCATCTTGTAAAACGGCAATTCATTCAATTGCTGTAACAGCGTTTGATCTACTTTTCCAGAAGCCGCTATTTTACCTTCAGCATCATAGCTCTCTCCTAATAATTCTGCATAATAATTGAGCACGGTATTTACGGGACAGATATCATAAGCAATCCGTAGACCTTCCTCTTCAAAAGAAATATTAGCAAAACCACCGAGATTAATACAATAATCATAGTTGGAAAACAACAATTGGTCTCCAATAGGTACCAAAGGTGCGCCTTGCCCTCCAAGTTTTACATCTTGAACCCTAAAATCACAAACTACTTTATGATTAGTCAACTCCGCTAAAACCGGTAAATTACCTATTTGATAGGTCAATCCATCCTGTGGTCGATGAAGCGCCGTATGCCCATGAGAACATATCGCATCAACATCATCAAGACGATGTGTTTTAATAAAATTATTGATCACCTCGGAAAGATAAACTGTGTAAGAATTATCTAATCGTTTAAGATCATCAAGTTCCATCTCTGTTAACTTAGAAAGTTGCTTTCGCCAAGTGTTACTATAAGCAACAGTCTCTGCATGCTGAATTTCAAACCCAACCTTATCTGCAAAACGGAATGTGATATAAGCTAAATCTATGCCGTCTAATGACGTCCCAGACATCACACCAATGACCTTATAATCTGATTTTATCATATCATGTAAAATTATGTATTCCTGTTGAAAAAAAGACATTAAACCGTTATCTTTGCAGTCTATTTTTATCAAATTAATAACGTAACATGGATTTTAGCCTTACAGAAGAACATAAACTGATACGAGATGCCGCTCGTGATTTTGCTCAAACCGAACTTTTACCTGGTGTCATAGAACGTGACGAAAAACAAGTATTTCCTCAAGAATTGGTAAAAAAAATGGGAGATCTTGGTTTTATGGGTATCATGACCGATCCAAAGTA
Proteins encoded in this window:
- a CDS encoding anhydro-N-acetylmuramic acid kinase, which translates into the protein MIKSDYKVIGVMSGTSLDGIDLAYITFRFADKVGFEIQHAETVAYSNTWRKQLSKLTEMELDDLKRLDNSYTVYLSEVINNFIKTHRLDDVDAICSHGHTALHRPQDGLTYQIGNLPVLAELTNHKVVCDFRVQDVKLGGQGAPLVPIGDQLLFSNYDYCINLGGFANISFEEEGLRIAYDICPVNTVLNYYAELLGESYDAEGKIAASGKVDQTLLQQLNELPFYKMSSPKSLGLEWVKHTVLPIIDTFDLAIPDVIATFTEHVAVQIAAVVHKDSKILCTGGGTYNTYLLSRIEHLKDIEITHTKKNLIEFKEALIFGLLGVLKLRDAINCLASVTGACHDHSSGEIYNP
- a CDS encoding biopolymer transporter ExbD encodes the protein MKIRGRNKVTPEFNMSSMTDIVFLLLIFFMLASTLVTTNAIDILLPKADGKTENKQSIAVSITKDLNYYIDQKLVGQSVLENELVSVLSQQDQPTIVLRAEKSVPVENVVKVMDIANRNKFKVILAVKPND
- the nhaD gene encoding sodium:proton antiporter NhaD — protein: METIIIIVFVIGYLAITVEHSIKIDKLIPALVMMAISWALISLGIDGFTQWFDSGNHNLIEDFGTFAHEVKMEQMEETLLHHLGKTAEILVFLLGAMTIVEIIDYFDGFSTIKNFIKTKSKKRILWLFGFLAFFLSAIIDNLTATIVLISILQKLVYDRDIRIWYAGLIIIAANAGGAWSPIGDVTTTMLWIGNKVTTGHLFVYLFLPSLICMLVPFFIASFLPVFKGKLPENTDDRADEPKNKFSSTMLYLGLGGIVSVPVFKTVTHLPPYVGMMLALGIVAIFAEIYSNSKFSMSSQDSEESDAHASHSPVHHSLSKIELPSILFFLGILMAVAALESLGILFNFAGSLQENMPMLGTELHGEGVSDLVILLLGVGSAVIDNVPLVAASLGMFSLPTDNELWHFIAYSAGTGGSMLIIGSAAGVVAMGMEKIDFFWYLKKISWLALIGFLAGAIAFMFTRTIF
- a CDS encoding Glu/Leu/Phe/Val dehydrogenase dimerization domain-containing protein; its protein translation is MKDLLQKYEEKTPEIIFNWKDPETEAEGWTVINSLRGGAAGGGTRMRKGLDINEVLSLAKTMEVKFTVSGPAIGGAKSGINFDPNDPRKKGVLERWYAAVSPLLKSYYGTGGDLNVDEIHEVIPITEQSGVWHPQEGVFEGHFRPTQADKINRIGQLRHGVIKVIENPKYSPNVSRKYTIADMITGFGVAEAAKHFYDIHGDSIVGKRAIVQGFGNVGAAAAFYLAQMGAKVVGIIDIAGGLINEEGFTFNEITDLYLNKVGNTLASDHLIPFSEINEKIWSLETEVFAPCAASRLVTQDQIDQMIETGLEVVSCGANVPFADKEIFFGSIMEHTDQKVSLIPDFISNCGMARVFAYFMERKVQMTDEAIFSDTSEIIRKALEKVYEKNNNKTGVSATAFEIALSQLI
- a CDS encoding MotA/TolQ/ExbB proton channel family protein is translated as MLLLSNMQDGAELIPEQESVEKSLSVIELISSGGSAGIIIMLLLFLLLIAAIYIYFERLFAIKAASKIDGNFMNQIKDHVSNGKIDSAQMLCAQVNSPVSRLINKGITRIGKPLEDINTAIENAGRLEVYSLEKNVSVLATISGVAPMIGFLGTVIGMILSIFEIANSGGQIDIKQLSDGLYTAMTTTVGGLIVGIVAYMAYNHLVVKTDKVIYQMEANSLEFLDHLNEPI